The following proteins come from a genomic window of Triticum aestivum cultivar Chinese Spring chromosome 6A, IWGSC CS RefSeq v2.1, whole genome shotgun sequence:
- the LOC123129202 gene encoding uncharacterized protein yields MEPSDLNTHLPPRKRLLAGLRTAAAASPCDAAEPEPAPVPPLLLPDGLAARLRAMPPASTQQEIIQAAQRAADAAAAAAAAARAAAVDKAAVAARARAAARAAMEFLDSLCIAGASRNGIQLLKPKSKKKHVQVKLLYRPPSANGRAIEGAEEAVGGDVTPRPHRRRRESDEEVARKLHRVMNSSPRISFTGPKRPHSIADGKDGGFHSDGGGGDACNGSLTHTPTEVSFVNGGSSVGKSGERAIHSSKTRAPDDDGEQYPWNTAKGSRHIVNNGDGIGNLSAGRKVKIKRKQLFLNHHSNGEQREEHNQETEQSRDPPVGGYCNELKSNDAEKQPGFADDARAAAPGGGDDPAPTKITSVWKFKKFKPAASSHCSSDSKMLCSSSSAAETSASVKAD; encoded by the coding sequence ATGGAGCCGTCGGATCTGAACACGCACCTGCCGCCGCGGAAGCGGCTGCTGGCGGGGCTCCGGACGGCGGCCGCGGCCTCCCCCTGCGACGCCGCCGAGCCCGAGCCCGCGCCCGTGCCGCCCCTGCTCCTCCCCGACGGCCTCGCGGCCCGCCTCCGCGCCATGCCGCCGGCCAGCACGCAGCAGGAGATCATCCAGGCCGCCCAGCGCGCGGccgacgctgccgccgccgccgccgccgccgcccgggcggCTGCCGTCGACAAGGCGGCCGTGGCCGCCAGGGCTAGGGCTGCGGCCAGGGCTGCCATGGAGTTCCTCGACTCCCTCTGCATCGCTGGCGCGTCCAGAAATGGGATCCAGCTGCTCAAACCGAAATCCAAGAAGAAACATGTGCAGGTCAAGCTCCTGTACAGGCCGCCATCGGCCAATGGCCGGGCGATCGAGGGGGCAGAGGAGGCTGTTGGTGGTGATGTCACTCCCAGGCCACATCGTCGGCGCAGGGAGAGCGACGAGGAGGTCGCTCGCAAGCTGCACCGCGTGATGAACAGCTCGCCCCGGATTTCCTTCACCGGACCCAAGAGACCCCACAGTATCGCCGATGGGAAAGATGGGGGGTTCCATAGTGATGGGGGTGGGGGTGATGCTTGCAATGGTTCCTTGACGCACACGCCAACTGAGGTTAGTTTCGTTAACGGAGGAAGCTCTGTAGGGAAATCCGGCGAGAGAGCTATTCACTCCTCCAAGACTAGGGCTCCGGACGACGACGGTGAACAGTATCCTTGGAACACTGCAAAGGGCAGCAGGCACATTGTTAATAATGGAGATGGGATTGGAAACCTAAGCGCTGGTCGGaaagtgaagatcaagaggaagcagCTGTTTTTGAACCACCATTCTAACGGTGAACAGAGAGAAGAGCATAATCAAGAAACAGAGCAATCCAGAGACCCTCCTGTGGGAGGATACTGCAATGAGCTCAAGTCCAATGACGCAGAAAAGCAACCTGGTTTCGCAGACGACGCAAGGGCAGCAGCACCTGGTGGTGGTGATGATCCCGCGCCGACCAAGATCACGTCCGTGTGGAAGTTCAAGAAGTTCAAACCGGCGGCGTCGTCGCACTGCTCCTCCGACAGCAAGATGTTGTGTTCCTCGAGCTCAGCGGCTGAAACCTCTGCTTCCGTGAAGGCCGATTGA